Proteins encoded in a region of the Novipirellula caenicola genome:
- a CDS encoding response regulator — MRIYIVDDEDGKIQNIHEFVRTHFSTCKIEMFRSFQKGLRALLTDPPDALLLDMTMPTYEVGPREPGGRERRYAGREIIRQLNRKKMKIPVIVLTQYEQFEDGGKDVDLQTIKLELVENYPDIFVDAIYYNASDSRWMNELENLLAPILQEHDHE; from the coding sequence ATGAGAATTTATATCGTTGATGATGAAGACGGGAAGATCCAAAACATTCATGAGTTCGTTCGGACGCACTTTTCGACATGCAAAATCGAAATGTTCCGTTCGTTTCAAAAGGGACTACGTGCTCTCCTGACCGATCCGCCGGATGCCCTTCTCCTAGACATGACTATGCCAACATATGAAGTTGGACCTCGTGAACCAGGCGGTAGAGAACGACGTTATGCAGGGCGGGAAATTATCCGCCAACTGAATCGAAAGAAAATGAAAATCCCGGTTATCGTTCTGACGCAATACGAGCAGTTTGAAGATGGAGGAAAGGATGTCGACCTTCAAACGATTAAATTGGAACTAGTCGAGAATTATCCGGACATTTTTGTTGACGCAATTTACTACAACGCATCGGACAGTCGCTGGATGAACGAACTTGAGAATTTACTTGCGCCGATCCTACAGGAGCACGATCATGAATAG
- a CDS encoding PKD domain-containing protein, producing MRLSDFVRANRPQSNSKRRAQKLRKHRRRLFMESLEDRRLLAMTNPGFESGFSGWATSVATGGNASVVSSHAEQGGGTGTTYFPQQGSRFALLESGAEGIYTRLSQTFSASSGEQIRGRAFFDTGDYLPYNDDGYLRILQNNVVLFNANVATVGDRGQTPWTTWTYTVPSSGTYTLEAAVRNIQDSGVSSYLGLDTINSPPIAIANGPYSVSEGGSVVLSSAGSNDPDGSINLYQWDLNYTGTFTVDSTSSSPSFSAASIDGNTSRTVALRVRDNDGAFSSIDTAVVNIANVPPTINSVTNTGPVNEGSSVSVSVSATDPIDPLLYEFDFDNNGVYEVGPITSNSASHVFADDGTYPVNVRVTDGDGGVDTSSTVVTVNNAAPKNLVVAVTPTINENEVAVVTGSFADPGVEDAHKITVDWDDPNNATDSFFDLPATNTLAVNDTFTSSDGAELTITSVNTSTGAIGFSVEDHQYLDDGDSTLGNGTPSDLSNVLVTVEDVTGVLFAITQNDIVAEQLPYGPTVIDESDSAFVSTVNAGVVHNSWTQIVTSDGSTELFTIDWQFSSTKTLEQRFIDAVATGEAVTWTVTSSAFGTQVYNGTWRFSNSAGDMASRFAGTSADPDFSNDDGIWGGGNGIVDGNGGSDSNVAWGHSNWQSGDSSDRLYQNGVISSPSAGFKNFMYVDGGGSGSAVTASATVNVVNVPPTASLDVVPDIDENGNAALTGSFTDPGLLDKHNVTVDWDDPNNATDSTFALDATNSLAASYLSTSGDGAVLTISGVNLSTGQVDFSVQHQYLDDGVSASPWPGGNGSPSDTSTISLTVSDDDGGTAGGSSPSVLIDFSSGVYSGSGTYSEDGFTFSPQNPVNHTDCNNSSNPYFCFHDGSANTAPNFIEVSQGGTPFTLSSFDTLDVFGTNGLPLTLTNSNGDTFSVSTAGTHSPPIGQNWTNITSFTMRANPNNFTVVVDNVQFGGGQIETTFTVNNVAPVVALGSVADIDENGTATLTGSFTDIGLSDSHRLTVNWADPNNAVNSVFELDDTNNLLGSYSSTDGATLTITGVNLSTGQVDFSVQHQYLDDGASGSPWSGANGSDADSTTINVLVEDDDDESGEADTTFTVNNVAPVVALGTVADIDENGTATLTGSFTDIGLSDSHRLTVDWDDPNNAVNSVFELDDTNNLLGSYSSTDGATLTITGVNLSTGQVDFSVQHQYLDDGASGSTWPGANGSDADSTTINVLVEDDDDESGEADTTFTVNNVAPVVALGTVADIDENGTATLTGSFTDIGLSDSHRLTVNWADPNNAVNSVFELDDTNNLLGSYSSTDGATLTITGVNLSTGQVDFSVQHQYLDDGASGSTWPGANGSDADDSTISVLVEDDDAENGDDDSTFTVSNVAPTINGITSGAEKCGSAHEDDPITLTGMFTDPGLSDVHEVEIDWGDANEPTNSTFELTATGGLTVGDMFNSTTDDAVLTITAVDSTGKVSFAVDNDYATGGIFTIIVTVSDDDTGAAAPASTLAVVSGVGLQNGVLQIIGTSEDDHVSLNQTGNGTLKVHADFIPEDALGETRNFVLANVDRIFMLLCDGDDHATVSGRITLDTIIDGGDGDDHLNGGDGSNVILGRDGDDHINGGSGRDILIGGLGEDRIIGNPERDLISGGVLQNSATATTDSIADEDDILVMQERLKEATDIEFDEYRDGTDDVFAGLGLEIVDDAGEADSLTGSSADDWFLLFANDTATDANSNGNGNGGTNKGKGKK from the coding sequence ATGCGTTTGAGCGATTTTGTTCGTGCAAATCGACCACAGTCCAACTCGAAGCGGAGAGCTCAAAAACTGCGAAAACATCGACGACGACTGTTCATGGAATCGCTGGAAGATCGGCGGTTGTTGGCGATGACCAATCCGGGTTTTGAATCTGGATTTTCTGGTTGGGCAACATCAGTTGCGACCGGTGGTAACGCCAGCGTGGTATCGAGCCACGCCGAACAAGGCGGTGGAACTGGAACTACTTATTTTCCGCAACAGGGAAGTCGGTTTGCGTTGCTAGAGTCCGGTGCTGAAGGCATTTACACAAGATTATCGCAGACCTTCTCCGCGTCATCCGGCGAACAGATCCGCGGTCGAGCGTTCTTTGATACAGGTGACTATCTTCCCTATAACGACGATGGCTATCTCCGGATTTTGCAGAATAACGTAGTCCTATTCAACGCGAATGTTGCGACCGTAGGTGACCGTGGCCAGACGCCTTGGACGACTTGGACTTACACCGTTCCATCTTCCGGAACTTACACCCTGGAGGCTGCTGTTAGAAACATTCAAGACTCAGGCGTTAGCAGCTATTTGGGGTTGGATACCATAAATTCCCCACCGATTGCCATCGCGAACGGGCCGTACAGCGTGTCAGAGGGTGGGAGTGTCGTACTTTCAAGTGCTGGTTCCAATGACCCCGACGGATCAATCAATCTGTATCAGTGGGATCTCAACTACACGGGAACCTTCACCGTTGACTCTACATCATCGTCGCCGTCGTTCTCGGCAGCAAGTATCGACGGCAACACCAGCAGGACGGTGGCGCTACGGGTCAGAGATAACGACGGGGCGTTCAGTTCGATCGATACGGCCGTAGTCAACATTGCCAACGTCCCGCCGACCATTAACTCCGTCACCAACACTGGTCCTGTCAACGAAGGTTCGAGCGTTTCGGTTTCCGTTTCCGCGACTGACCCGATCGATCCGCTCTTGTACGAATTTGATTTCGACAACAATGGTGTCTACGAAGTCGGCCCGATTACGAGCAATTCGGCGTCGCACGTTTTCGCGGATGACGGGACGTATCCGGTCAATGTGCGCGTGACCGACGGCGATGGCGGCGTGGATACAAGTTCCACGGTTGTCACCGTCAACAACGCGGCGCCGAAAAATCTCGTGGTCGCTGTTACTCCCACCATTAATGAAAATGAAGTTGCCGTCGTCACCGGCTCGTTCGCCGACCCCGGCGTGGAAGACGCGCATAAGATCACGGTCGATTGGGACGATCCGAACAACGCGACCGATTCATTTTTTGATTTGCCAGCGACCAATACGCTGGCCGTGAACGACACCTTTACGTCCTCCGACGGCGCGGAGTTGACAATCACGTCGGTGAACACTTCGACCGGAGCGATCGGTTTCAGCGTGGAAGACCATCAGTACCTGGACGACGGTGACTCGACATTGGGCAACGGCACACCGTCGGATCTAAGCAACGTGCTTGTCACCGTCGAGGACGTGACTGGCGTGCTGTTTGCGATTACGCAAAACGATATCGTTGCGGAGCAACTCCCATACGGGCCAACGGTGATCGACGAATCTGACAGCGCATTCGTGTCGACAGTGAACGCAGGTGTTGTGCACAACAGTTGGACTCAGATTGTGACCAGCGATGGCTCAACCGAGTTGTTCACCATCGACTGGCAGTTCTCCAGCACCAAGACATTGGAACAACGATTCATCGACGCGGTTGCCACAGGCGAGGCGGTGACCTGGACCGTGACGTCGTCGGCCTTTGGGACGCAGGTCTACAACGGGACGTGGCGATTCTCAAACAGTGCTGGGGACATGGCGAGCAGATTCGCCGGAACCAGTGCGGATCCAGATTTCAGCAACGATGACGGCATCTGGGGCGGAGGCAATGGCATTGTTGACGGAAACGGAGGTAGCGACTCTAACGTGGCTTGGGGACACTCCAATTGGCAGTCAGGCGACTCCTCCGATCGGCTGTATCAAAACGGCGTGATTAGCAGCCCTTCCGCCGGCTTCAAGAACTTCATGTACGTCGATGGCGGCGGCTCCGGATCTGCAGTCACCGCTTCGGCAACGGTGAACGTCGTGAATGTTCCGCCCACGGCCAGCCTCGACGTAGTGCCCGACATCGACGAAAACGGAAATGCCGCTTTGACGGGCAGCTTCACCGATCCGGGACTGCTCGATAAGCACAACGTCACCGTCGACTGGGACGATCCAAATAACGCCACCGATTCGACCTTCGCATTAGACGCAACTAATAGTTTGGCGGCGAGCTACTTATCGACCAGCGGTGACGGCGCGGTGCTGACGATCAGCGGAGTCAACCTGTCAACTGGCCAAGTCGACTTCAGCGTCCAGCATCAATATCTCGATGACGGCGTGTCAGCTTCACCTTGGCCGGGCGGAAATGGATCGCCCTCTGATACAAGCACGATCTCACTAACGGTCAGTGATGACGACGGAGGAACTGCAGGCGGCTCGAGTCCTTCTGTTCTGATCGATTTCAGCAGTGGGGTTTACTCCGGATCAGGCACATACTCCGAGGACGGATTCACTTTCTCGCCACAGAATCCGGTCAATCACACAGACTGCAATAATTCCTCCAATCCCTATTTCTGTTTCCATGATGGGTCGGCCAACACGGCTCCGAATTTCATCGAAGTAAGCCAGGGTGGCACACCCTTCACGTTATCGAGTTTCGATACGCTTGATGTATTTGGTACCAATGGACTTCCCCTCACGCTAACGAATTCCAATGGCGACACCTTCTCCGTCTCAACGGCGGGTACGCATTCGCCACCGATCGGACAGAATTGGACCAATATCACATCGTTCACGATGCGAGCGAATCCAAACAACTTCACGGTAGTCGTAGACAACGTCCAATTCGGCGGAGGCCAGATCGAGACGACCTTCACTGTCAACAACGTGGCACCGGTGGTGGCGCTCGGTTCGGTAGCCGACATTGACGAAAACGGCACGGCGACCTTGACCGGTTCGTTCACCGATATCGGGCTGTCCGATTCACATCGGCTGACGGTCAACTGGGCCGATCCCAACAATGCCGTCAACTCGGTGTTTGAGTTGGACGACACCAACAACCTATTGGGCAGCTACAGTTCGACCGACGGTGCGACGCTGACGATCACCGGCGTGAACCTGAGCACCGGCCAGGTCGACTTCAGCGTCCAGCATCAATACCTCGACGACGGCGCGTCGGGATCGCCTTGGTCCGGAGCTAACGGCAGCGATGCCGACAGCACCACGATCAACGTGTTGGTCGAAGATGACGACGACGAAAGCGGCGAAGCCGACACCACCTTCACGGTCAACAACGTGGCTCCCGTGGTGGCTCTGGGGACGGTGGCCGATATCGACGAGAACGGGACCGCGACCTTGACCGGTTCATTCACCGACATCGGATTGTCTGATTCACATCGGCTAACGGTCGACTGGGACGATCCCAACAACGCCGTCAACTCGGTGTTTGAGTTGGACGACACCAACAACCTATTGGGCAGCTACAGTTCGACCGACGGTGCGACGCTGACGATCACCGGCGTGAACCTGAGCACCGGCCAGGTCGACTTCAGCGTCCAGCATCAATACCTCGACGACGGCGCGTCGGGATCGACTTGGCCGGGAGCCAACGGCAGCGATGCCGACAGCACCACGATTAACGTGTTGGTCGAAGATGACGACGACGAAAGCGGCGAAGCCGACACCACCTTCACGGTCAACAACGTGGCGCCCGTGGTGGCCCTTGGTACGGTAGCGGATATCGACGAAAACGGCACGGCGACCTTGACCGGTTCGTTCACCGATATCGGGCTGTCCGATTCACATCGGCTGACGGTCAACTGGGCCGATCCCAACAACGCCGTCAACTCGGTGTTTGAGTTGGACGACACCAACAACCTATTGGGCAGCTACAGTTCGACCGACGGTGCGACGCTGACGATCACCGGCGTGAACCTGAGCACCGGCCAGGTCGACTTCAGCGTCCAGCATCAATACCTCGACGACGGCGCGTCGGGATCGACTTGGCCGGGAGCCAACGGCAGTGATGCCGATGACAGCACGATCAGCGTGTTGGTCGAAGACGATGATGCTGAAAACGGTGATGATGACAGTACCTTCACCGTCAGCAATGTCGCACCGACGATTAATGGAATTACTAGCGGTGCCGAGAAATGCGGTAGCGCGCATGAGGACGATCCGATCACGCTGACCGGAATGTTCACCGATCCTGGCCTCTCGGATGTGCATGAGGTGGAGATTGATTGGGGAGATGCTAACGAACCGACCAATTCGACGTTCGAGTTGACAGCGACCGGCGGATTGACGGTGGGTGACATGTTCAACTCAACAACCGACGACGCGGTGCTGACGATCACCGCAGTCGATTCAACGGGAAAGGTCAGCTTTGCAGTCGATAATGATTATGCCACGGGTGGAATCTTTACGATCATCGTGACGGTTAGCGATGACGATACCGGAGCGGCGGCCCCGGCAAGTACGTTGGCAGTCGTCAGCGGCGTTGGCCTGCAAAACGGCGTCCTGCAAATCATCGGTACCAGCGAAGACGATCACGTCAGTCTCAATCAAACCGGCAACGGCACCCTGAAAGTCCATGCGGACTTCATTCCCGAAGACGCATTGGGTGAGACTCGGAACTTCGTGCTTGCCAACGTCGATCGAATCTTCATGCTGCTGTGTGATGGCGACGATCACGCCACCGTCTCCGGTCGGATCACGCTTGACACGATCATCGACGGTGGCGACGGTGATGATCACCTCAACGGTGGCGACGGGTCGAACGTGATTCTGGGGCGTGATGGTGACGATCACATCAATGGTGGTTCCGGGCGTGACATCCTGATCGGCGGATTGGGTGAAGATCGCATCATTGGCAATCCCGAACGTGATCTGATCAGTGGGGGCGTCTTGCAAAATTCTGCAACCGCCACGACCGACAGCATCGCTGACGAGGACGACATTCTGGTGATGCAGGAACGCTTGAAGGAAGCCACCGACATTGAGTTCGACGAGTACCGGGACGGCACCGACGATGTCTTCGCGGGCCTGGGTCTGGAAATCGTTGACGATGCCGGAGAAGCCGACAGCCTGACAGGCAGTTCAGCCGACGACTGGTTCCTGCTTTTCGCGAATGACACCGCCACCGATGCGAATTCCAACGGAAACGGCAATGGCGGGACGAACAAAGGAAAGGGAAAGAAGTAA
- a CDS encoding DUF1592 domain-containing protein: MTALTPTRLHDTTGSTDRTVAANAAAAVSFYCRWTAGVQVFRVIQVVPTMVAAMGFAFVLSFVSPCVAETDDGSADPAVLRADAEKTFKTKVGPFVNKYCISCHGPRPEAGINLQSALKSPGGASSSLHWKKAVANVKVHDMPPDYADEIPTDEERRQFITWIGKLKYLAPRDPGAFVIRRLSKVEFGNTLRDLYGVNPAIADSLPEEVVGEGYLNSISPLQSELFLDIANKVVEQVVAPDGQPPTEVQKRLFGDAPPKAAEYRVAARQVARSLARDAYRRPPSEAELDVLVSVFDLGRENKLGYTASLGLMWKAVLVSPQFLFITPAEEVDSKDAIVPLDDYQLAARLSYLLWSAPPDAELSALADQGKLHEPEVLRAQVERLLEHDRSRALFDGFGAQWLGVSGLQSQSFDPDVFPQMTATLRTAMLDEARLFFQSIVRENQSVLRFVDSDYTFVNEPLAELYGLEQSVQGSAMRRVTLENPNRGGILGMPATLATTSMPNRTSPVRRGVWVLEQVLGERVPPPPPDVPELEDQPQKSMEGLTLRQRTQLHQSEPACANCHKIFDPIGFGLENFDAIGRWRDKDDSGVEIDSAGKLPGGESFSTPAELKALLAKRKNDLARNLTERLMAYALGRQLEGYDEVVIDQLMIKIAPDDYRMRTIITEVITSYLFTHRKVEG; encoded by the coding sequence ATGACTGCGCTTACCCCGACACGTCTCCACGACACCACTGGATCGACCGATCGCACCGTAGCAGCCAATGCAGCGGCGGCGGTTTCCTTCTATTGCCGTTGGACGGCTGGCGTGCAGGTGTTTCGCGTCATTCAGGTGGTTCCTACGATGGTCGCCGCGATGGGCTTTGCGTTCGTCTTGTCTTTCGTTTCGCCCTGTGTGGCGGAGACCGATGATGGTAGCGCGGATCCGGCCGTGCTCCGGGCCGACGCCGAGAAGACATTCAAAACAAAGGTCGGGCCTTTCGTCAACAAGTACTGCATCAGTTGCCATGGCCCCCGACCCGAGGCGGGCATCAATCTTCAGTCGGCGCTGAAGAGTCCCGGCGGCGCGTCCTCGTCGCTGCATTGGAAGAAGGCGGTCGCGAATGTCAAAGTGCACGACATGCCGCCCGACTATGCGGACGAGATCCCAACCGATGAAGAACGCCGCCAATTCATCACGTGGATCGGCAAGCTCAAGTACCTGGCCCCGCGCGACCCGGGCGCTTTCGTGATCCGTCGTCTGAGCAAGGTGGAGTTCGGCAACACGCTGCGCGACCTGTACGGCGTGAATCCTGCGATCGCCGACAGCCTTCCCGAGGAGGTCGTCGGGGAGGGGTATCTCAACTCGATCTCACCGCTGCAGTCGGAGTTGTTTCTCGACATCGCCAACAAGGTCGTCGAACAAGTCGTGGCGCCGGATGGCCAGCCGCCGACCGAAGTACAGAAACGCCTGTTCGGAGACGCGCCTCCCAAGGCCGCCGAATATCGCGTGGCGGCCCGTCAAGTCGCGCGCTCTCTGGCTCGCGATGCTTACCGTCGGCCTCCCAGCGAGGCAGAGTTGGATGTCTTGGTAAGCGTCTTCGACCTCGGCCGCGAGAACAAGCTTGGTTACACCGCGTCGTTGGGGCTGATGTGGAAGGCGGTTCTCGTTTCTCCGCAGTTCCTCTTCATCACGCCAGCCGAGGAAGTCGACTCGAAGGACGCGATCGTGCCGCTGGACGACTATCAATTGGCCGCTCGTCTTTCCTATCTATTGTGGTCGGCGCCGCCCGACGCCGAATTGTCGGCACTCGCGGACCAGGGCAAACTCCACGAGCCCGAAGTGCTGCGTGCCCAGGTGGAGCGGCTGCTGGAGCACGACCGATCGCGGGCGCTGTTCGACGGCTTCGGCGCCCAGTGGCTGGGCGTAAGTGGGCTCCAGAGCCAGTCGTTTGACCCGGACGTTTTCCCACAAATGACCGCCACTTTACGCACCGCGATGCTGGACGAAGCCCGGCTGTTTTTCCAGAGCATCGTGCGTGAGAACCAGAGCGTGTTGCGGTTTGTGGACAGCGACTACACCTTCGTCAATGAGCCGCTCGCCGAGTTGTACGGGCTTGAGCAATCCGTTCAAGGTTCCGCGATGCGGCGGGTCACGCTGGAGAACCCTAACCGGGGCGGCATCCTCGGCATGCCGGCCACCCTGGCGACCACGTCGATGCCAAACCGGACCAGCCCCGTTCGGCGCGGTGTTTGGGTCCTCGAGCAGGTGCTGGGAGAACGCGTCCCGCCGCCTCCGCCGGACGTCCCCGAACTCGAAGATCAGCCGCAAAAAAGCATGGAGGGTTTGACGCTGCGTCAGCGGACGCAGTTACACCAGTCCGAACCCGCTTGCGCCAATTGTCACAAGATTTTCGACCCGATCGGCTTCGGTTTGGAGAATTTCGACGCTATCGGCCGCTGGCGTGATAAGGATGACTCGGGCGTCGAGATCGACTCAGCCGGAAAGCTTCCCGGTGGAGAAAGCTTCTCCACGCCAGCGGAGCTGAAGGCGCTCCTGGCCAAGCGAAAGAACGATCTGGCTCGAAATCTGACCGAAAGGTTGATGGCCTACGCACTGGGGCGACAGCTGGAAGGTTATGATGAAGTCGTGATCGACCAGCTGATGATCAAAATTGCCCCGGACGATTACCGCATGCGGACGATAATCACTGAGGTTATCACCAGTTACTTGTTCACACACCGGAAAGTCGAAGGATGA